A window from Telopea speciosissima isolate NSW1024214 ecotype Mountain lineage chromosome 8, Tspe_v1, whole genome shotgun sequence encodes these proteins:
- the LOC122672202 gene encoding uncharacterized protein LOC122672202, translated as MTNNNTLTSLLNNNRLTGSIYLDWKQKIILVLKAEKIHNVLTSDVPHLPKTTDGDDYIAWEPFRQKDALATDYILSSIDKSMQSSCDDMETAKEVMKHLETTFGKQDPLVHQRISSMLFTSKMADGTTILDHMIKLNKHFKDLEGFGTLFDLDFKIEINFASLSDAYGSFIMYYHMNKVVIKNVSELTNMFVEAESRLKKSKVVALVTEKSFQSSKNKKKKRTNKREEM; from the coding sequence ATGACGAACAACAATACCCTTACCTCCCTACTGAATAACAATAGACTAACCGGGTCTATTTACCTAGACTGGAAGCAAAAGATTATACTTGTTCTGAAAGCAGAGAAAATCCACAATGTTCTTACTTCTGATGTACCTCATTTACCCAAAACCACTGATGGGGATGACTATATTGCCTGGGAGCCCTTCAGACAGAAGGATGCTTTAGCCACCGACTACATACTTAGTTCTATTGACAAGAGCATGCAAAGTTCATGTGATGACATGGAGACCGCCAAAGAAGTGATGAAACATCTGGAGACAACCTTTGGCAAGCAAGATCCTCTTGTGCACCAAAGGATATCCTCAATGTTATTTACATCAAAGATGGCTGATGGCACCACCATCCTGGATCATATGATAAAGCTTAATAAGCACTTCAAGGACCTTGAGGGTTTTGGCACTTTGTTTGATCTcgattttaaaattgagatcaATTTTGCCTCACTCTCTGATGCATATGGGTCATTCATTATGTATTACCATATGAATAAAGTGGTGATTAAGAATGTCTCTGAACTTACTAACATGTTTGTTGAAGCAGAAAGTAGGCTCAAGAAGAGTAAAGTTGTAGCTCTTGTCactgagaaaagttttcagtcttcaaagaacaaaaagaagaaaagaactaATAAAAGGGAAGAAATGTAA